From the genome of Sphingobacterium kitahiroshimense, one region includes:
- a CDS encoding ABC transporter ATP-binding protein, translating to MIKNLKYVTAFNRKDTRKIILWEILHSLFIAAPSAILLVIIWELFSPKPDVHKIWTVVGLMAVMLVVQFFIASQSMVRSNLWVYDLSTKLRIALGNRIQKFSLGFFKQRDPGEIASIVLQDVSNFEGIFGHSVGNLASAIFGTTVLSIFLFIYDWRLALCLLAALPLIYPFLYLANYFVSKLGKKQIAARNTVGAKFLEYVQGIRHLKSYGLTGEKHKGLENSFEDLRKKSIRMEAIPGPFVVTAGIVFEIGFILMVALGLYYLSNNTITIPVLITFLIMGYNLYNPLKVVMVDYLVLRYMNESLNRIVAIMETPTMETGKEAVPNRYDVIFDNVSFGYQNKLTVQNLSFNVPEKSMLALVGHSGSGKSTIASLIARFWDVNTGGIKIGGIDIRDIHQDQYYTLISEVFQDVYLFDDTVYNNIKIGKPDATLEEIIDAADKAQILDFVWEFPKGMDTMVGEGGSKLSGGQKQRISIARALLKNAPIILLDEATASLDPENEIYIQHAIQELVKAKTVIVIAHKLATIKNADQIIVLNNGGIAEKGTHEALVEQDGIYRKMWEIQQKSNGWKVNKDS from the coding sequence ATGATAAAGAACCTAAAATACGTTACCGCTTTTAACAGAAAAGATACGCGTAAAATCATACTTTGGGAAATACTCCATAGCCTGTTCATTGCCGCTCCTTCAGCAATTTTACTGGTCATCATATGGGAATTGTTTTCTCCTAAACCCGATGTACATAAAATATGGACGGTAGTAGGTCTTATGGCTGTCATGCTGGTCGTGCAATTTTTTATTGCATCGCAGTCGATGGTCAGATCCAACTTATGGGTCTATGACCTGTCCACAAAACTTCGTATTGCTTTAGGAAATCGCATCCAGAAATTTTCCCTTGGTTTCTTCAAACAACGTGATCCAGGGGAAATTGCATCCATTGTTCTGCAGGATGTATCAAATTTTGAAGGTATTTTTGGGCATAGCGTTGGAAATCTGGCTTCTGCTATTTTTGGAACCACGGTGCTTTCTATTTTCCTATTTATCTATGATTGGAGATTAGCTCTTTGTCTCTTAGCAGCATTGCCACTCATTTATCCCTTTTTATATTTGGCCAATTATTTCGTCAGCAAATTAGGGAAAAAACAAATAGCGGCCCGGAATACTGTTGGAGCAAAATTTTTAGAATATGTACAGGGCATACGACATTTAAAGTCTTATGGATTAACCGGTGAGAAGCATAAGGGATTGGAAAATTCATTTGAAGATCTGAGAAAAAAAAGTATCCGTATGGAGGCTATTCCCGGTCCGTTTGTTGTCACAGCAGGCATTGTTTTCGAGATCGGTTTTATTTTGATGGTCGCCTTAGGATTATACTATTTATCCAACAATACCATCACCATTCCCGTATTAATTACGTTCCTCATTATGGGCTATAATTTATACAACCCGCTTAAAGTGGTCATGGTCGATTATCTGGTGCTTCGATACATGAATGAAAGTCTCAACCGTATTGTTGCTATTATGGAAACACCTACCATGGAAACGGGAAAAGAAGCTGTCCCCAATCGATATGATGTCATATTCGACAATGTTAGTTTTGGTTATCAAAATAAGTTAACCGTTCAGAATCTGAGTTTTAATGTTCCTGAAAAATCAATGCTCGCTTTGGTAGGCCATTCTGGTTCTGGAAAATCAACAATTGCCTCGCTCATTGCCCGTTTTTGGGATGTCAATACCGGCGGCATTAAAATCGGCGGCATAGACATTCGCGATATTCATCAAGATCAGTATTATACACTCATCAGCGAAGTATTTCAAGATGTATATCTCTTTGACGACACTGTTTATAACAACATCAAAATTGGTAAACCAGACGCAACCCTAGAAGAAATCATTGATGCGGCCGATAAAGCACAGATACTGGATTTCGTATGGGAATTTCCGAAAGGGATGGATACCATGGTGGGTGAAGGTGGCAGTAAACTTTCAGGAGGTCAAAAACAGCGCATCAGCATCGCCCGTGCATTATTGAAAAATGCACCGATTATACTGCTGGATGAAGCCACAGCAAGTCTCGATCCTGAAAATGAAATTTATATCCAGCATGCCATACAGGAACTTGTAAAAGCTAAAACCGTAATTGTAATTGCACATAAATTGGCTACCATTAAAAATGCAGACCAGATCATTGTATTGAATAATGGCGGTATTGCAGAAAAAGGAACACATGAAGCATTAGTGGAACAGGATGGTATTTACAGAAAAATGTGGGAAATACAGCAGAAATCAAATGGATGGAAAGTGAATAAGGATAGTTAA